CTCTTCTTATAACGAAGCCCCTCCGCTGGAAATAAGGAGTATGTATGATTTAGCAAACTATCGATGAATCGGGTCTTCGCCTCACCTACAATCCACTTTTTGGATTTAAACTCTACTTCATTCCCTACTTCGAACCATTGCCTGCTGTCCGCTTCGTATACGATATAATCCGGATCTTTGACACCCGGTACTTTATTTTCCTTGGCAGATCGATAGTCGGCAATTCGTTTGGTTGCTGTGTAATGGGATGCTTGCAATTCACCCTTATACTGGCCTTCGGGTAAGCCAAAATAAAACTTGGGTTTTCCTGAAGATGTATCCGGAACAACTCCAGTGTAGAAATGGGAAGCCATCCTTTTGATAAATTGCCAATCTGTTTCCTCATACTGCATCACAAAATCTCCGATTTTACGGCCATCTGTAGCAAAGTCAATAACATCTGAACCTTCATAGGGAGAAATAATCTTGCGCACCAAATTCTTGTAGGACAGATTAGGGTTTTGGAAGGAGCGCTTGTGCAGTTTTACATCCAATAAGTAGGTATGGGACACCGCTTCAACCATAAGTGTATGTACATCGTTAATAACGTTCACTTTTACGTGCAGCACCACACCGGAGAAAAACACTTTCTCATGTCCATCGTCATCGGCAATTTTCACTTTAATATCGGTTTGGGATGTTGTTGCTTGCACATAGCTGTCTTTTCGAGATTCCGGGATCACTGCCGTCATTCTCATTCGCGCATGTCCGTTCATCGTTTTATTCACTTCAAGGGTCTGAAGACGAACGATTTCGTAAGGTGTTACCCGAACCTGACCGTATGTTGTTGCGGATATATTCATAATAAGCCTCCTTGTATCTCAAATTAATTAATGGTTTACCCTTTATAATTGTATTTATATAATTCGGAATTTTATGGAATATTTTGAATATGTAGAAAGTCTCAAATTGGATGTATATATACGCACTTCTATTTTCAAATGAATCTATAGTCTCACGTGGTGTTTACCTATATTGAGTGTTACATTTTCTTTGTCCATCTGGAACATTCCTTGATCAAACCGGTTCAGTTCTGTCCCACTCCCTCATAACCTAGTTAAAAAGGACAAAGGAGGCTGGACCGAATGTCCCCCATGAAATCATCAAGCGGTCTGGATGAAAATATTGCCGGCATGCTCTGTTATCTGTTCACTTTTATAGGCGGAATCGTCTTTCTGGCTGTTGAGAAACGAAGCCGATTCGTTCTGTTTCATGCACTTCAATCCGTCACGGTATTTGGCCTCATTATGGTCGGTCATGTGTTGTGTGCATTTCTCCCACTTTTTGGGCCACTGCTGGCATCGCTATTGTCCATGCTTGGTGTGGTGGTCTGGCTTCTCATGGTAGTCACCAGTTTGCAAGGCAAATGGCTGAAGCTGCCATGGGTCGGAGACTTTGCAGAGAAACAGCTGCGCCATCTGTAGTATGTAACGCTCTATCGGCTTCCTCCCAAAGTAATTCATCCCGTGAGTCTACATAATAATCCATCTTGTTTTCGGCAAAAAAGAAAAAACACCGGATCTCCTGCTCTCTAATGAGCAAGGTCTCCGGTGTTCCGTTTATTTCATTCATTATGACTTCAATAACGATTCACAGGATAGATGATTCATCCCCTGAATCGTTTAGGCCGTTTAACTTTTTGATTCACAACATTTATTATTCAATCCATGAGGAATTTAAAGTTAACATAATATACATGTTGAAGGCGTCCGGTAATGGCAACGAAGATTTCAGCTCTTTACTTTTTACGCCGACTTGCCATTATCTCCAAGGATCACATCTGCTTGACGCTCAGCCATTTTGGCCGCCGTTGCTTGAGTACCCAGACCATTAAAGAGCAAATTCATGAAAATGGCAGTAAAGCTACCTGCAATAATTCCGTTACCCAGCATAATCTGTGCCCAGTCCGGTGCACCTGCGAACAATTGAGGTACAACCGTTACACCCAGCCCCATCCCTACAGAGCAGGCGATGATGAACAGGTTCTCATGACGGTTCAGATCAACCTGGCTGCCCAGAATACGAATACCAGACGATACTACCATACCGAACAATGCAACCATGGCCCCGCCAAGAACAGAACCTGGAACTAGCTGTGCCAATGCAGCAATCTTCGGTACAAAGCCGATAACCACAAGCAGTCCACCCGCTACAACGATAACATCGCGCGTTTTGACACGAGTCATCTGTACAAGCCCTACGTTTTGTGAATAGGTCGTGTACGGGAATGAGTTGAAGATACCACCCAGCACAATCGCCAAACCTTCTGCACGATAGCCACGGGCCAGATCTTTGGAAGACAGGTCTTTATCCAAAATTTTGCCAAGAGCCATAAATACACCCGTGGATTCAGCCACGCTGACAATCGCCACCAGGATCATGGTCAGAATCGGTACAATCTCAAACGTCGGCGTACCAAAGTAGAATGGCTGCACGACATGGAACCAGCTTGCTTCACGAATTGGAGCGAAGTTCACTTCACCCATAAGCCCTGCTGCCACTGTGCCCACGAGAAGGCCGATCAGCACCGAGATGGAACGAACGAATCCCGTCGTGAACCGTGTCATCAGAATGATGAACACCAATACGCCGAAACCGAGCAGAAGATGAACACCACTGCCAAAATCTTCTGCGCCCTGACCGCCGCCGAGATCGTTGAACGCAACTGGAATCAGGGTCAGACCAATAATGGTTACTACTGATCCGGTGACGACTGGCGGGAAGAGCCGAATCAATTTACCAAAAATGCCCGAGAACAATACAACGAATATCCCTGATGCAATAATCGCACCATAAATGGCAGACACGCCGCTCTTCATCCCAATTAAAATCATCGGTGATACAGCCTGGAATGCACAGCCAAGCATGACGGGCAGCCCCACTCCGAAGAACCGATTGCCCCATACCTGAAGCAGAGTTGCCACACCACAGGCGAGCAGGTCAATGGCAATCAGATAGGTTAACTGCTCCGTTGTAAAACCAAGGGCTTTGCTGACAATAATCGGTACAACGACAGCTCCTGCATACATCGCCAGTACGTGCTGGAGACCTAGCGAGAACGTTTTGATCGGATGCCGATGCCGCTGGAAAATACGTTCGCGTGCCATATTAGATCGTGACCTCCTCGTCCGCAAACGTAACTTTCCCGTCTGACAACGCCCCAATGCGAACCAGTGATTCCACACGGTATCCTGCTTCTTTCAGCAAGCGGCCTCCCGGTTGGAACGCCTTTTCAATCACGATGCCAATCCCCACTACTTCAGCACCTACTTGCTCCACAATGCGGGCCAGACCAAATGCTGCCTCGCCATTGGCTAGAAAGTCATCAATGATCAGTACACGGTCACCAGGCTGCATGAACTTCTTCGCAACTGTAATTTCATTGGTCTCCTGCTTCGTAAAGGAGTAAACTTTCTCAACCAGAATGTCTTCCGTGAGTGTAAGTGACTTCTGCTTCCGTGCAAAAATAAGCGGAACGTTGAGTTCCAGCGCAGTCATGATGCCTGGTGCGATCCCTGAGGATTCAATCGTCAGTACACGTGTAATGTTCTCCCCGTCAAAACGGCGGATGAACTCCTTGCCCACTTCCTTCATCAGAACCGGGTCCATCTGGTGGTTCAGGAATGAATCCACTTTGAGTACCTGCTCGGACAGGACAATGCCTTCCTGTATTACCTTGTCTTTTAACAATTGCATCGTCATTCTTCCCCCTGTGCGCCCTCTCGTACAGAAGCCTGCATGACCCGATCCCCGCTGTAAAAAAACAAAAAGCCCGCCTTTTTACACGCTGCGGAAGAACCGGAGACGGGAAAAGACGGACTTGTACGTATGTGGACAAGCCGCATAGGTACTGCAAGTGTAGTGTAATGGACGAGCTTGATAACTGGTCAACTCCGAGCAAACCTCAAAACTCCCTATCCAAGAAGGGATATGAAAGGGCCTGAACATGCTTTTTCAGACACACTGCCCGAGAATCCTCTCTCTCCATACCTTAAAACGTTGCAGATCTTTCCCGTAGTCCGATCATTCCGGTGATCGGGTAGAAACATGCAGGCCTATTCCTGCACATATACGAGTCGGCATATTTAATTTTAAGCTCCATGATTCGTTACAATGTATGATCGCGAACCTGAATGTAAAAGTGTGAACGGAACTGATAATGTTAGAAGTATACCGAATCGGCGCCGTGAAATAAAGAAGTATTTTCATGGAAGTTGCGGAAACTTGTCTTAATTTGCAATAAAGGGATGATTGCTGCGGTGTTTTTATGTACAATATGAGAACGGAAGCGCGTGTCTGAACGGAGAATCGATGGAAACGCCGCCTGTATTATGAATTTATTGGGTAAAGGAGATTTGCAGACATGAAAGGCGTACTGAAGGAATTTAAAGAATTTGCTGTACGTGGCAACGTCATCGATCTGGCGGTCGGTGTCATTATCGGGGCTGCTTTTGGTAAAATTGTCACGTCCCTCGTGAATGACATTATCATGCCACCTGTAGGTAAGTTGCTTGGAGGAGTTGATTTCAGTCAGAAAATTTTTAATCTGGATTGGGATATGCGAACTGCCAGTGGACAGGAGATCACAACACTCGCTCAAGCCAATGAGGCTGGCGCTACGGTGATTGCATATGGGCAGTTCATCAACGTGATGATTGATTTCCTCATCGTTGCATTCTGTATTTTCATGCTGGTGAAGGGTATCAATTACATCA
Above is a window of Paenibacillus sp. E222 DNA encoding:
- a CDS encoding contractile injection system protein, VgrG/Pvc8 family; this encodes MNISATTYGQVRVTPYEIVRLQTLEVNKTMNGHARMRMTAVIPESRKDSYVQATTSQTDIKVKIADDDGHEKVFFSGVVLHVKVNVINDVHTLMVEAVSHTYLLDVKLHKRSFQNPNLSYKNLVRKIISPYEGSDVIDFATDGRKIGDFVMQYEETDWQFIKRMASHFYTGVVPDTSSGKPKFYFGLPEGQYKGELQASHYTATKRIADYRSAKENKVPGVKDPDYIVYEADSRQWFEVGNEVEFKSKKWIVGEAKTRFIDSLLNHTYSLFPAEGLRYKKSYNTSIIGASIQASVLQVKGDKVRAKLDMDEQQDESTAYFFPYSTIYASENNTGWYCMPEVNDSIRIYFPSKKEEDGIAISSVKRQDPEIVPAAPKQTSTASSAVGKGGASGQSGGSPSGSNRNSSGAAGGGSKSSPASRVAPPPVPEDRMGNPDIKTFRTKYGKEIMLAPDKIVISAGGMYITVSDENGIEIVSDQNVSITAGQDVVMSGQTIRIAGEKVELTGKGNTITLEEELKMHGAEIKMN
- a CDS encoding DUF4870 domain-containing protein; protein product: MSPMKSSSGLDENIAGMLCYLFTFIGGIVFLAVEKRSRFVLFHALQSVTVFGLIMVGHVLCAFLPLFGPLLASLLSMLGVVVWLLMVVTSLQGKWLKLPWVGDFAEKQLRHL
- a CDS encoding nucleobase:cation symporter-2 family protein; translated protein: MARERIFQRHRHPIKTFSLGLQHVLAMYAGAVVVPIIVSKALGFTTEQLTYLIAIDLLACGVATLLQVWGNRFFGVGLPVMLGCAFQAVSPMILIGMKSGVSAIYGAIIASGIFVVLFSGIFGKLIRLFPPVVTGSVVTIIGLTLIPVAFNDLGGGQGAEDFGSGVHLLLGFGVLVFIILMTRFTTGFVRSISVLIGLLVGTVAAGLMGEVNFAPIREASWFHVVQPFYFGTPTFEIVPILTMILVAIVSVAESTGVFMALGKILDKDLSSKDLARGYRAEGLAIVLGGIFNSFPYTTYSQNVGLVQMTRVKTRDVIVVAGGLLVVIGFVPKIAALAQLVPGSVLGGAMVALFGMVVSSGIRILGSQVDLNRHENLFIIACSVGMGLGVTVVPQLFAGAPDWAQIMLGNGIIAGSFTAIFMNLLFNGLGTQATAAKMAERQADVILGDNGKSA
- a CDS encoding xanthine phosphoribosyltransferase; this encodes MQLLKDKVIQEGIVLSEQVLKVDSFLNHQMDPVLMKEVGKEFIRRFDGENITRVLTIESSGIAPGIMTALELNVPLIFARKQKSLTLTEDILVEKVYSFTKQETNEITVAKKFMQPGDRVLIIDDFLANGEAAFGLARIVEQVGAEVVGIGIVIEKAFQPGGRLLKEAGYRVESLVRIGALSDGKVTFADEEVTI
- the mscL gene encoding large conductance mechanosensitive channel protein MscL; this translates as MKGVLKEFKEFAVRGNVIDLAVGVIIGAAFGKIVTSLVNDIIMPPVGKLLGGVDFSQKIFNLDWDMRTASGQEITTLAQANEAGATVIAYGQFINVMIDFLIVAFCIFMLVKGINYIKSKEHKKPEPQKTTKACKYCLSEIPAAATRCSHCTSELEAEGNGATV